The Coffea eugenioides isolate CCC68of chromosome 8, Ceug_1.0, whole genome shotgun sequence genome has a segment encoding these proteins:
- the LOC113780662 gene encoding uncharacterized protein LOC113780662 has product MAQNQQRAEATIMQNRQRTEATIMQHQQRTDSEMQDIRNQISQMATTINRLESQVNGRLPSQPELNLKNVSAMTLRSGKEIQGPEPMIPKDKDEEKIENELEREDSNCADLKVLPDPIITVKTNPPPFPCRLEKSKKQDKEKEILEVFRKVEINIPLLDAIKQVPKYAKFLRDLCVNRRRLRGDERVIVGENVSAVLQRKLPPKCGDPGRFTVPCKIGNTLIRNILLDLGVSINVMPKSMYASLNLGPLKETEIIIQLADRTNAYPDGLVEDVLVKVNELIFPADFYVLDMDDDHSPDPSPLLLGRPFFSTAQTKIDVNMGRFGRAASFPPSLDFKDAS; this is encoded by the exons atggcgcaaaatcagcaaaggGCGGAGGCAACCATTATGCAAAATCGGCAAAGGACGGAGGCAACCATTATGCAACATCAGCAAAGGACGGACTCCGAAATGCAGGACATAAGAAATCAGATAAGTCAAATGGCCACaacaatcaaccgtttggagtcccaagtAAATGGAAGATTGCCATCCCAACCTGAACTGAACCTGAAGAACGTAAGCGCAATGACTTTAAGGAGCgggaaggaaattcaggggCCTGAACCTATGATCCCTAAGGATAAGGATgaggaaaagatcgaaaatgaaCTTGAGAGGGAGGACAGCAATTGTGCAGATCTAAAGGTACTTCCAGACCCAATAATTACAGTTAAAACTAATCCTCCTCCAtttccttgcaggttggaaaaatCGAAGAAGCAGGACAAGGAGAAAGAGATCCTGGAGGTCTTTCGCAAGGTAGAAATCAATATCCCCCTACTAGACGCCATCAAGCAAGTGCCGAAGTATgcaaaatttttgagggacCTATGTGTCAATCGAAGGAGGCtgaggggagatgaaagagTTATTGTTGGGGAGAATGTGTCAGCAGTTCTCCAAAGAAAGCTACCACCAAAGTGTGGGGATCCAGGTAGGTTTACTGTCCCATGCAAGATAGGTAATACTCTGATTAGAAATATCTTGCTGGATTTAGGAGTATCGATCAACGTAATGCCAAAATCTATGTATGCTTCTCTGAATCTcggtccattaaaagaaaccgagataataattcaattagctgaccgaACAAATGCATACCCTGATGGGTTGGTCGAGGATGTGCTGGTTAAAGTTAATGAATTGATATTCCCGGCTGActtttatgtacttgacatggatgatgatcaTTCCCCTGACCCCTCACCTTTGCTACTAGGTAGACCCTTTTTTAGCACAGCACAGACAAAAATTGACGTTAATATGG GAAGATTTGGAAGGGCAGCGTCCTTCCCACCAAGTTTGGACTTCAAGGATGCATCTTAA